Proteins encoded by one window of Salmonirosea aquatica:
- a CDS encoding single-stranded DNA-binding protein has protein sequence MAGSVNKVILIGNLGSDPEVRYLEGGSTVARFNIATSESYTNKSGERVEQTEWHRIELWDRLAQIAEKYLRKGNSVYIEGRIRSENWTDKEGQQRTGITIRANSMTLLGGSNTGGSGENDQPSTAASRPTPQPTREAAPRASDPVPPAMASSADDDDLPF, from the coding sequence ATGGCAGGCAGTGTAAACAAAGTAATTCTGATCGGAAACCTGGGTAGTGATCCTGAAGTAAGGTACCTTGAGGGCGGATCTACCGTGGCTCGTTTCAACATAGCTACCTCGGAGTCCTATACCAACAAGAGCGGCGAGCGCGTGGAGCAAACCGAGTGGCATCGCATCGAACTGTGGGACCGGCTGGCTCAAATCGCCGAGAAATACCTACGTAAGGGCAATTCTGTCTATATCGAGGGCCGCATCCGCAGCGAAAACTGGACTGATAAGGAAGGGCAGCAGCGGACAGGCATCACAATCCGGGCCAACAGCATGACCCTGCTCGGTGGTTCCAACACGGGCGGGAGCGGCGAAAACGATCAGCCTTCGACGGCGGCCTCCAGGCCGACTCCTCAGCCTACGCGCGAGGCAGCGCCCCGAGCGTCCGATCCCGTACCTCCCGCCATGGCCTCCAGCGCCGACGATGACGATTTACCTTTCTAG